The Leucobacter chromiiresistens genome has a window encoding:
- a CDS encoding MMPL family transporter: MADSRARRAFSDRLTSRGGAWISLGLVLLIMVTLFGAFGSAKAPARNDQAPAGAESTRTSELMAKFPNADRQSVLVVASRDDGAKLSEGEVEGLEDLLPVLDAHADADAEPTGPMVSDDGKAAVLIAPIKVGVTNTDTAEVIEELRTDIAGHTPTEMSLLLTGGPAFGADIAAAFEGADFTLLLVTILIVAVLLIVTYRSPVLWLLPIIAVGLADGLAGRLTAAAGAAWDLQFDAGIISVLVFGAGTNYALLLISRYREQLQSDENHRHALSTAWAKTLPAILASNVTVVLALLTLVLAVIPGTHGLGIASAIGLLIALGAVLLLLPPLLAVCGRKVFWPFVPKPGVARKHGGAWRKIARSVVKRPVASLLAGVALLAVMATGLFGTSVGLDQIEKFRVQSESAAGLEVLSGHFPPGEAQPIFIVADSAEAETVVSTASEVEGVVRVHPIGTTDDRSLTKIMVTSEYAPSTEDSLTQIAELRDAVHAVPRADAVVGGAVATDLDARTGNQRDVWRVAPLVLAVSFLVLLILLRSIVAPVLLLLVNLASALAAIGAGAWLSRVLFGQQALDLQVPLLAFLFLIALGIDYTIFLVHRARAEAALRGTREGMVEAVAHTGSVITSAGIVLAAVFAALGVLPLVTLGQLGLIVGVGVVVDTLVVRTVIVPAIFTLVGDRIWWPGKPGRGELTHEHRECAADAH, from the coding sequence ATGGCAGATTCTCGTGCTCGTAGAGCTTTCTCCGACCGGCTGACTTCGCGCGGAGGCGCGTGGATCTCGCTCGGCCTTGTCTTGTTGATCATGGTCACCTTATTCGGCGCATTCGGGTCGGCGAAAGCGCCTGCGCGAAACGATCAGGCGCCGGCGGGTGCGGAGTCAACGCGCACAAGCGAGCTGATGGCCAAGTTCCCGAACGCGGACCGTCAGTCCGTTCTCGTCGTCGCGTCCCGCGATGACGGCGCGAAGCTCTCCGAAGGCGAGGTCGAAGGTCTCGAGGACCTCCTCCCCGTGCTCGACGCCCACGCCGATGCCGATGCGGAGCCGACCGGGCCAATGGTGAGCGATGACGGGAAGGCCGCGGTCCTGATCGCACCGATCAAGGTCGGTGTGACCAATACGGACACGGCGGAGGTGATTGAAGAACTGCGCACTGACATCGCCGGACACACTCCGACCGAAATGTCATTGTTGTTGACCGGCGGCCCGGCGTTCGGGGCGGATATCGCGGCTGCGTTCGAAGGCGCAGACTTCACGCTGCTGCTGGTGACGATCCTGATCGTCGCGGTCCTTCTCATCGTCACGTATCGGTCGCCGGTGCTGTGGCTGCTCCCCATCATTGCGGTCGGGCTCGCCGACGGGCTCGCGGGCCGCCTGACCGCCGCGGCAGGCGCGGCGTGGGATCTGCAGTTCGACGCGGGCATCATCAGCGTGCTCGTGTTCGGCGCAGGCACCAACTACGCGTTGCTGCTGATCTCGCGCTATCGGGAACAGCTCCAGTCGGACGAGAACCATCGCCATGCGCTCAGCACGGCATGGGCGAAAACCCTTCCCGCGATCCTCGCATCGAACGTGACAGTCGTGCTCGCGCTGCTGACACTTGTGCTCGCAGTGATCCCCGGCACGCACGGACTTGGGATCGCATCCGCGATCGGGCTGCTGATCGCGCTCGGTGCTGTTCTATTGCTGCTGCCGCCGTTGCTGGCAGTGTGCGGGCGGAAAGTGTTCTGGCCGTTCGTACCCAAGCCGGGCGTCGCCCGCAAGCACGGCGGCGCATGGCGGAAAATCGCGAGGAGTGTCGTGAAGCGTCCCGTGGCGAGTCTCCTCGCAGGCGTCGCGCTGCTCGCGGTGATGGCGACCGGCCTGTTCGGGACCTCGGTGGGGCTCGATCAGATCGAGAAGTTCCGTGTCCAGTCGGAGTCCGCGGCCGGGCTGGAGGTTCTGTCGGGTCACTTCCCGCCTGGAGAGGCGCAACCGATCTTCATCGTCGCCGACAGCGCAGAGGCCGAGACCGTGGTCTCGACTGCGAGCGAAGTGGAAGGCGTAGTCCGCGTCCACCCGATCGGCACGACCGATGACAGGTCACTCACGAAAATCATGGTGACCAGCGAATACGCACCGAGCACTGAGGACAGTCTCACCCAGATCGCGGAGCTACGCGACGCAGTGCACGCGGTGCCGCGTGCGGATGCGGTCGTGGGCGGCGCGGTAGCCACCGATCTCGACGCGCGTACCGGGAACCAGCGGGACGTCTGGCGCGTCGCACCGCTCGTACTCGCGGTGAGCTTCCTCGTACTCCTGATCCTACTGCGCTCGATCGTCGCCCCTGTGTTGCTGCTCCTGGTGAACCTCGCCAGCGCGCTCGCTGCGATCGGCGCCGGTGCGTGGCTGAGCCGGGTACTGTTCGGTCAGCAGGCGCTCGATCTACAGGTACCGCTACTGGCGTTCCTGTTCCTCATCGCCCTCGGCATCGACTACACGATCTTCCTCGTGCACCGCGCCCGCGCCGAGGCCGCGCTCCGTGGCACGCGAGAAGGGATGGTTGAAGCAGTCGCCCATACCGGCAGCGTGATAACGAGCGCCGGCATCGTTCTCGCGGCGGTGTTCGCAGCGCTGGGCGTGCTGCCACTGGTCACACTCGGACAGCTCGGCTTAATCGTCGGGGTCGGTGTGGTGGTCGACACGCTGGTGGTGCGCACGGTGATCGTTCCCGCGATCTTCACACTCGTCGGCGACCGCATTTGGTGGCCAGGAAAACCGGGCCGGGGAGAATTGACGCATGAGCATCGTGAATGCGCCGCTGATGCGCACTGA